GGTTACCGAGGCGGCCTGCTCGTGATGAACGGCGACGCCTATTGCAGTTTTGACCTGAAGGCTTTCGTGCGGAATGCGCAAGCGCAGGCGGCTCGGCCGGATGGCCCGCAGGTAGCGCTCCTTGCGGTGGACTTCCCGCAGGTGAACACCTTCCGGGTGGGCGCTGATGGTCGCCTGGCGGGCATTGCCGGGCGGTTCGGCGCTACGGAAGGCACCCCCGCGACGTTCTCCGGCGTGTCGTGGTACAGCGACGCGGCCCTCTCGCGCATACGGGAAGGCGAATTCGATATACGCGAATTCTGGAAGCAGGAAATTGCCGCAGGCCGCGCGCCCTTCGTGGACATGAGCCAGCTGAATGCCACCTGGATTGACATGGGGTCGCCCGAGGGCTTGATGCACGCGGTGGAGGCGCGCCTTGAGGAACTGGGCCGAGACCCAAAC
Above is a window of Fibrobacter sp. UWR3 DNA encoding:
- a CDS encoding sugar phosphate nucleotidyltransferase; this encodes MENCSLNVLILAAGLGTRLRPLTNDVPKPLVPVVDASILDLQARKARAIGDVRLHANAHYLAEQVVAAGETLGFEKVWVEQPEILGTAGPLHRIYAAGYRGGLLVMNGDAYCSFDLKAFVRNAQAQAARPDGPQVALLAVDFPQVNTFRVGADGRLAGIAGRFGATEGTPATFSGVSWYSDAALSRIREGEFDIREFWKQEIAAGRAPFVDMSQLNATWIDMGSPEGLMHAVEARLEELGRDPNEAVVVPGVELPAGVHIRHSVIYAGAQIQPGETIENEIRGKGFNWKVSGH